From the Anaeromyxobacter dehalogenans 2CP-1 genome, the window CGGACGAGCAGCCGGCGCACCACACCCGGAAGCGCCGCTGGCCCGCCCGGCGTGCGACGCGCACCGACTGCACCAGCGCCTCGAAGTGATCGGCCTCGCGGAAGAAGTGGGTGAAGTTGGTGGAGATGGCGTCCAGGAACCGCACCAGCTCGTCGCCGCCCGCCGCCTGCAGGTGCGCCAGGTACTCGCGCTCGGTGGAGAGGGCCAGCTCCCGAAGGCGCCGCGCGAGCCGCGCCTCCACCAGGGCCGCCTTGCCCGGGCGCAGGAAGATCCCGGCCCGCTCGTGGGCGATGCGCTGGAAGCCCTGGTACGTCTCCGCGTCCACCCTAGGCCCCCGCCGCCAGCCGGGCGCCGCGGTCCGCCGCCGCGTCGCGCGACGCGAGCCCTGCCAGCCGGTCCACGTTCAGGATCAACCCCACCCGGCCGTCGGAGAGGATCGCCGCGCCGGAGAGGAAGTCCGTGTCGCCGAGGCCGCTCCCCAGGGGCTTGATCACCACCTGCTGCTGGGTGACCACGTCGTCCACCACCAGCCCCACCTTGCGACCCAGCCCCTCGACCACGACCACCCGCAGGTCGTCTGCGCCCGCGGCGCGCTCGCGCGCGCCGAGCAGCCGGTGCAGGCGCAGGAGCGGCAGGATCTCGCCGCGGACGTCGATCACCTCGCCGCGTCCCGCGGCGCGCCGGATCGTGTCATCGGCCGGCCGCAGCGACTCGACGATCGAGAGGCTGGGCAGGATGTAGGTCTCGCCTCCGCAGGAGACGAGCATGCCGTCGATGATGGCGAGGGTGAGCGGGAGCACCAGCCGGAACGTGGTCCCCCCGCCCGCGCGCGAGGCCACGGTGACGCGGCCGCGCATCCCCTCGACGTTGCGCTTCACCACGTCCATGCCCACGCCGCGCCCGGAGATCTCGGTGACCTTGGCCGCGGTGGAGAAGCCGGGCAGGAACACCAGCCCGTGGACCTCGGCGTCGGACAGCTCCTGCCCGTCGCCCACCAGCCCACGCTCGCGCGCCTTGCGCAGGATCCGGTCGCGCTGCAGCCCCCGCCCGTCGTCGGCCAGCTCCACCACGATCGACCCGCCCTCGTGGTAGGCGGCCAGCCGCAGGACGGACCGCGCGGCCTTCCCCGCGGCGAGGCGCTCCGCCTCCGGCTCGATGCCGTGGTCGAGCGCGTTCCGCACCAGGTGCACGAGCGGGTCCTCGATGCGCTCGACCATGCTGCGGTCCATCTCGGTGTCCTCGCCGGAGGTCTCGAGGACCACGTCCTTGCCGGTCCTGCGCGAGAGATCCCGGACCAGGCGCGCCATCTTCTGGAACGCGCCGCGCACCGGGACCATGCGCATCCGCATGGCCACGTTCTGCAGGTCGCGGCTGATCTTGGTCATCTGGTTGAGCGAGTTGCGCAGGCGCAGGGAGGCCACCGCCGCCAGCTCCGGCGCGTGCACCACCATCGACTCGACGATGATGAGCTCGCCGATCATCTCCACCATCGAGTCCACCCGCTCGAGATCCACCTTCACCGTCTCGCGGAGCTGACCGCCGCCGTGGGGCGGCGGCGCGGGCGCGGCCGACGCGGGCTCGGCCGCCGCCTCCGGCTCCACGGCGGGCGCTGGCCTCGGCGGCGCGGGCGCGGGCCGAGGCGGGGGGATCGCTGCGGTCGGAGCCGCGGTGGCGACGGGGGTCGCGGCCAGGTCCGTGGCAAGCGGCATGGCCGGCGCCGTCCCCTCGCCCGCCGCCTCGGGCGCCGCCTCGGCGGCCGCGCTCACCGCCGCGATCCGCGCCACCAGCCCCGGCACGCGCGCGTCCGGCAGGAGGTCCGCGCGCGCGTCCACCGCCTCACGCAGCCGCTCCAGCAGGCTCCGGAGCGCTGCGGTCGCCTCGAACGTCACGTCGAAGGCCTCGCCGGCCAGCGCCGCGCGGCCGCTGCGCACGTGGTCGAGCAGCGTCTCGGCCGTGTGCGCGAGCGAGACGATCTCGCCGAGCTCCAGGAACCCGGCCACGCCCTTGATGGTGTGGAAGACGCGGAACAGCGCGTTGGTGCGGTCCGGGTGCGGCCCGTCTCGCTCCACCGCGAGGAGCGTCTCGTCCGCGCGGGCCAGGCCGTCGAGCCCCTCCTCCAGGAAGTCGCCGATGAGCTCGAGCGTGTCCGCGTCGCGGCTGGCCCGCGCCGCCGGCGGCAGCGCCTCCGCCGCGGCGGGCCGCTCCAGCTCGCCGCCGCCGAGCAGCGCCGAGAGGCGGGCCAGCGCCGCCGCGGCCCCGCCGGCGTCGTCGCCGTCGCTCCCGTCCAGCGCGCGGCCCAGCGCGCCGGCCTCCGCGGCGAGCGCGCCGTCGAGCGCACCCGCGGCGGTGGCCGCGGCCAGCGCCCGCGAGACCTCGCAGAGCGACGCCGGGTCGGCCGCATCCGCCGCCACCACCGCGGCCGCCAGCGCCTCGCGCGCGTCGTCCCCTGGTCCTCCGGACATCCCGTCCTCCGATCGCTCCCGGCGCCGCGTCCTGGCCGTGCCGGTCGACCCGCACGCCGTTGCAGCGCGCGTGCCCGGATCCCGGGACGCCGCGCCCGGGCGGCCGTGGCGCGTCGGGCGTGCGCAGTCCGGCGTCTCCCGCCACGGGTCGCCGCCGCGGCGTCCCCGGGGCCGGGGCGGACCCGAGTCCGCCGCGACACGCCGCCGGCGCGCGTCATGCGGCTGGCGTCAGGATCGGCCGCCCGCCGCGTCGATCCGCGAAGCCGCTGGGGCGCAGCGCGAACGTGCGCGAGGCCCGGCGCCGGGCCCCCGGCGCGCTGCGCGCGAGGCGAGCCCTGCGTCCCGGCGGCGGCCGCCGCGTCGAGGCAAGGCGCTTGCAGAGTGCCGCCGCGGGGTCCGCGCCCGAGCGCGGCGCCGGGACGCTCCCGGCACAGCCCCGGTGCCCGCTCATGACGACCTTGCCGCCCCCAGAACAGATGGCCTCCGTGGTGTCGGGGGTGACCCAGACGATGCTGGGACTCACCTTCGTCCCCGACGCCGCCCGGACGCCGTGGCGCGATCTGGTGTGGCGCGGCGCCGTGCTCGCCATCGATGGCGCTCGCCCGCTCACGGTGGGCCTGTCCTCGGATCGCGAGGGCTGCACGGCGCTGACCGCGGCGCTGTTCCAGATCGGCGCCGACGAGGTCTCGGACGAGATGCTGTCCGACTCGCTCTGCGAGCTGGTCAACATGACCGCCGGGCTGCTCAAGGCGCACCTGCGCCTGGAGCAGGCGCTGGGGCTGCCGAGGGTGGTCCCCGCCGGACAGCCGCCGGTGCCCCCGCCGCCGGACAGCGCGAACAGCGTGGTCCTCCGCGCGGAGCACCTCGGCCTGGTGCTGTGGGTGTTCGAGGGGCTGGCCTGACCCATTGACGATTTCGCGCCGGCGCGCAGCCCGTGACGGGCCGGGCGCCGGGGCCGGAGGCAAGAGATGCCCGCCATCCTGACCGTGGACGACAGCCGCGCGGTGCGCACCATCGTCGGCAAGCAGGTGAAGGAGCTGGGGTTCGACGTGCTGGAGGCCGAGGACGGCATCCAGGGGCTCGAGCAGCTCGCGCAGACCCAGGTGGACCTGGTGCTGCTCGACGTGACGATGCCGAACATGGACGGCCCCGCCATGCTGCAGAGCATGCGCGACGGCGGCAACCAGACGCCGGTCATCATGCTCACCTCGGAGTCCAAGCGGAGCATCGTGGCCGGCGCCATGAAGCTCGGCATCTCCGACTACATCCTGAAGCCCTTCAAGCCCGAGGAGCTGCGCTCCAAGGTGCTCTCGGTCCTCCAGGGCGAGGGCGGCGTGGGCGGCCTCGGCGCCGAGCCGGCGGTGGAGGCCGCGCCGGCCGAGGCAGCCGCGGCGGCCCCGGCGCCGGCCGGCGGCCGGTTCGTGGACGTGCTGGTGGTGGACGACATGGAGAACGTCCAGAAGAAGCTGCGCTCGATGGTGCCGCAGCACGTCAGCCTGAACGGCTACACCAGCGCCGCCTCGGCGCTCGCCGCCTGCCGCGAGCGCGTCTACCGCGTGGTGCTGGTGGACACCGAGATCCCCGACGTGAACAGCGCCGTGCTGGCGCAGCAGATCCGGGTGCTGCAGCCGCACGCCGCCCTGGTGGCGCTGGCCCTGCGCACCGCCAACGACGTCACCAAGGAGGTCAAGGAGCAGGGCTTCGACGACGTGCTGTTCAAGCCCTTCCGTCCCGAGACCATCGACGACTTCCTGCTCCAGTACTTCGACAACCAGGACTTCCTGCAGGTCGAGGACAACGTCCTGCGCCTGGCGCCGTTCGCGGGCCGGGCCGACAAGGTGGACCGCTTCTACAACCGCGTCCACGCCGTGTTCGCCGACGCGCTCGAGAAGGTCGCCGCCGCCTGCTACGACGAGGTGGTGCTCGACGTGGGGACGCCGCCGCTCGAGGGCGACCGGCTGCCGAAGCTGGTGAACGCGGTGGCGGAGAAGGCGCGGGACTTCGGCATGTCGCTCGCGCTGGTCGGCGCGCCCGACGTCCGCAAGGCGCTGGGCGGCTACACCGAGACCAAGGACCTCCGGCTGTTCGCGACGGTGCAGGAGGCGCGCGCGGGCGGCGCCGCCTAGCGCGACGCGCATGAGCGTCGACAAGCTCTCGGCCGAGCTGGAGGCGATCCTCGTCAAGCGGATCGAGACCGACCAGCTCTTCCTTCCGACGCTCCCGGCCGTGGCCGCGCGGGTGCTGGACGTGCTGCGCGATCCCGACGCGGGCATGAAGGAGGCGGCGCAGATCCTGGAGAAGGACCCGGTGCTGGCGGCCCGCGCGCTGCGCATGGCCACCAGCGCCGCCTTCGCCGGCGGCACCCGCAAGATCACGCTGCAGGAGGCCCTGGCGCGGCTCGGCACCCGCGCGCTGAAGGGGCTGCTGGTCGAGGCGTCGGCGCAGAAGCTCTTCGTCTCGCGCGACGCGCAGATCAACGCGGCGCTGAAGGCGCTGTGGGAGCACTCGGTGGCGGTGGGCATCCTCGCCCGCGACGTGCTGGCGCTCACCGGCACGGGCGACTCGGAGTCCGCCTACCTGGCCGGCCTGCTCCACGACGTGGGCAAGCCGGTGGTGGCGAGCGTCCTGCTCGAGGTGGAGCGGCAGCTCACCGAGGTGTACCAGCGCGGCTGGATCGACTCCGGCGAGTGGCTGGCGGTGGTGGGCCGGGTGCACCGGCGGGTGGGCGTGGCGCTGGCGGAGAAGTGGCAGCTCCCCGCGCCCCTGGTGGCGTGCATCCGCGAGGCGACGGAGTTCGAGAAGGGCGACCGCGCCTCGCTCGCGAACGCGGTGTGCTTCGCGAACGCGCTCGCCAAGAAGTCCGGCATCTTCGCGGGCGCCATCGACGCCGAGGACGTGGACGCGCTCGTGATGATCGGGCGCTCCGTCATCGGCATCTCCGACGACGTGCTGCGCACGCTGACGCGCGGCCTGCGCGAGCGCGTGCGCGGCATCTACGACTGACAGCGCCGCCCATTCGCGTGCAGCCCTGCTGCGGCGCACGCTGGCTGCCTGCGCCGGGCAGACTCGTTCCTGCGCTGCTCGACGTGCCGACGGGCACGCCTGCGCTGCTCGGTCCTCGTGTGCCCGGCTCGGCGACGCCATCGTGTGCCTCGCGACGGGCCCCACGCAAACGGGAGGCGCTATGAGGCCCGGCACGTCACCGCGGTGACGGCGCCAGGCGCCTGACGTCTCCCAACCCCACGGGATCGCGCCGTTCCGGTGTGGCGCGCGGCTTGCTCCCGGGGTCTCGCGGGAGACGACATGGCAGACGCGATCGACAGCCCCACCCCGCCCCCCGCCCCTGCGCCCGGCGGCTCGAAGCTCGTGCCGGCGCTGCTCGCGCTCAACCTCCTCGTGGTGGCCGCGCTGCTGGCGGTGTTCCTGCTGCGCGGCGGCGCGACCGGGGCCCCCGTCGCCGCCGCGGCCGGCGCGGCGCACGGCAGGGAGGGCGCGGCCGCGCCCCCCGGGCCCACCATCAAGCTCGCCGACTTCATCGTCCACCTGCGCGACACCGACGCCGATCGCTACGCGCGCGTCACGTTCGACGTCGAGGTCGCGACCGAGGAGGACCGGACGCGCCTCACCCCGCTCGTCCCGCGGGTCCGCGACGCGTTCATCGCCTACCTCTCCGACCGGACGGTGGAGGAGCTGCGCGGCAGCGACGCCATCGCGCGCACCAAGGCGGCGCTCTCCGAGCGGCTGGGCGCGCTGGCCGCCGGCGTCGAGATCCGCGCGCTCTACATCACCGACCTCGTCATCCAGTGAGCCCGCCCGTGCCCGCCGTCCTCACGTCCGACGAGATCAAGGCGCTCATGGGCGCCATCCAGGACGGCCGCCTCGCCACCGAGGGCGCGCCGTCCAGCCGGGCGCAGGTCGCGCCCTACGACCTCACCAGCCAGGACCGGATTATCCGCGGCCAGATGCCCACGCTCGACGCCATCAACGAGCAGGTGGCGTCGATGCTGGGGATCGGGCTGGCCGGCCGGACCCGGCAGGCGCTGCGGATCACCTCCGCGCCGGCCACGCTGCTGAAGTTCGCCGACCTCGCGCCGCTGCTCGCGCCGCCCGCGTCGGTGTGCATCCTGGGCCTGGGCGCGTCCTACGGGTTCGCGCTGGCGGTGCTGGAGGCGGGCCTGGCCGAGGCGCTGCTCGCCGCGGCGCTCGGCGACCGGCGCGTCCGCCAGCCCGAGGAGGGAGGCGACACGCGCCGCGAGCTCACCTCGGTGGAGCAGCTCGTGCTGCGCCGCCTCCTGCGCCTCCTCGCCGAGGCGATGACGCAGGCCTGGGCGCCGGTGCTGCCGTTCGAGCCGGAGGTGCTGCGCCTCGAGCCCGACCCGCGCATGGCCAGCATCGCCTCGCCCACCGACGTCGGCATCGTCTCCGGGTTCGAGCTGAAGGGCGGCATCGAGGGGCGCCTGCACCTCGTCATCCCCTACGCCGCGGTGGAGTCCGCCAAGCAGAAGCTCTCCTCGCCCCGTCGCCTGTCGCAGCGCGCCGACGAGCGGTTCGCCGACGCGCTGGCGCGCGAGGTGGAGCAGGTGCCGGTGGAGATCCGCGGCCTCTACGGCCGCGCGCGCATCCCGTTCGCGCGCCTGCTGGAGCTCGCCGAGGGCGAGGTCCTGCTGCTCGACACCGACGAGGGCAGGCCGGTGCCGGTCGTCGTGCAGGGGCGGGAGAAGCTCCTCGGGACGCCCACCGTGTCCGGCGGGAGCCTGGCGCTGGTGGTGGACCAGCCGCTCCGCCCGCCCGCCCTGACGCCGGCCACCCTGCTGCGCTGAGGATCCCATGGAAGCCCAGACCCCGCGGAACGGCGACTCGACCCGGCGCCTCGACATGCTGCTCGACGTGCCGCTCGAGGTGAACGTCGAGCTCGGCCGCACCCGCATGACCATCCAGGACCTGCTCCAGCTCGCGCCCGGCTCGGTGATCGAGCTGGACAAGGTCGCCGGCGAGCCGCTCGACATCCTGGTGAACGGGCGGCTGGTGGCGCGCGGCGAGGCGGTGGTGGTGAACGACAAGTTCGGCGTGCGCATCACGGACATCGTCTCTCCCCAGGAGCGCATCCAGCGCCTCCGCTAGGAGCCGAGCCATGCCCACCCCGCTCCTCGCCGCGCTCCTGCTCTCCGCCGCGCCCCTGCCCGCCGCCCTTCCCGCCGCCGCGCCGGACCCCGCCGCGCCCCCCGGCCCGGAGCTCGCCGCTGCCGCCGCGCCCGGCCCGTCGGACGTGCCCGCGCCGCTTCGCGCCGCCGAGCCGGTGGCGCCCGCCGCCCCCCGCGCCGCCCCCGCGCCCGGCGCGCCGCCGGCGCGCTCGCTCGACCTCGCCGGCGCCCCCGCGCTCGGGCGCTCGCTCGCGGCGCCGGGGCTGCTCCTCGCGGCGCTGGCCGCGGCGGCGCTGCTGCTCGCCCGCCGGCGCCGCGCCACGGGGCGCCACGTCGAGGTGCTCGAGACCACCAGCCTCGGCCCGCGGCGCGCGCTGGTGCTCGCCCGGGTCGGGGACGAGGTGCTGCTGCTCGGCTCGAGCGAGGCCGGGCTCGCGCTCCTGCGCGCCCTCCCCGCGGCCGCGACCGCCGCGGCCGCCGCGCCCCTACCCCCGCCCTCCGCCGCGCCCCCGCCGCTCCCCGCCCGGACCGACCTGCTCGCCCGGCTCCGCGGCCTGGGATGCTCGGGCGAACCGGCGCCGGCGCCCGGCTTCGAGGCGCTGCTGGCGGAGAGCGCCGAGGACCAGGAGCTGCGCCGCAAGCTGGCCCGCGGCCAGTCGGGGAGCGTCCGGTGAGCGCGCTCGGCCTGCCGCTCGCGGCGCTGTCGGTGGCGAGCCCCGCCGCCGAGGGCGCGCTGCAGATCTCGGTGAACGGCGGCGGCTCCGCGCCGGTGAAGCTGTTCCTGGTGCTGACGGCGCTGAGCTTCGCGACCGCGCTGCTCGTGTCGGTCACGTCCTTCACGCGGATCGTGATCGTGCTCTCGTTCCTGCGCCAGGCGCTCGGGACGCCGCAGGTCCCGCCGAACCAGGTGCTGATCGGGCTGGCGCTGGTGCTCTCGTGCTTCGTCATGTCGCCGACGGCCACCCGCGTGTACGGCGACGCGCTGGGGCCGTACCTCGACGACCGCATCGGCCAGGCGGAGGCGCTCGAGCGCGCCAGCGGGCCGGTGCGCGAGTTCATGCTGCGCCAGACGCGCGACCAGGACCTGGCGCTCTTCTACGAGATCTCCGCCACGCCCCGGCCCGCCAGCGGCGACGCCATCCCGATGTCCATCGCCGTCCCCGCGTTCATGATCTCCGAGCTGACCACCGCCTTCCGCATGGGCCTGTTCCTGTACGTGCCGCTGCTGCTGGTCGACCTGCTCGTCTCGGCGATCCTCATGTCGATGGGCATGATGATGGTGCCGCCCACGCTCATCGCGCTGCCGGTGAAGATCGGCCTGTTCGTGATGGCCGACGGGTGGCGGCTGGTGGTCGGCGCGCTGGCGCGGAGCTTCGCGTGACCCCCGGGATGCCCGGCGCGCTGCTGCGCGAGGCGCTCCTGCTGCTCGCCGCGGTGGGCGGGCCGGTGCTGGGCGCGCTCCTCCTGGTCGGCCTGGTCGTCGGCGTGCTGCAGGCGGCCACGCAGGTGAACGACGCCGCGGTGGGCTTCCTCCCGCGGGCGGCCGCCGCGGGCGTGGTGATCTGGCTGCTGGGCGGCTGGATGATGGACCGGCTCTCCGGGTTCCTGGCGCAGTGCATCGTCAGGATGGCGGGACGCTGAGTGGACCTGCCGCTCGCCGCCGCCTGGGGCTTCGGCCTGCTGCTGCTCCGCACGGCCGGGCTGTGCGCGGTCGCGCCGGTGCTGGGCGCGCGGGTGGTGCCGGCCCGCGTCCGGCTCGGGCTGGCCCTCGCGCTCACCTGGGCGGTGCACGCAGGCGCCGGCTCCCCCGCGGTGCCGCCGCCTCCCGGCCTGGCCGCCCTGGCCGGCGCCGCGCTCGCGGAGACCGCCACCGGCCTCCTGGCCGGCCTCGCGGCGCGCTGGACGCTCGACGCCGCGCTCGCCGCCGGCCACCTCGTCGGCCTCTCCGCGGGCCTGGGCTACTCCGCGCTCGTCGATCCCATCACCGGCGCCGAGTCGAGCGCGGTGTCGCAGACCGTGTTCGTGGTGGCGCAGGCGGTGGCGGTGGCGCTCGGGGTGCACCGCGAGGCGGTGGCGTGGCTCGTCCGCGCGGCCCTGGTGTGGCCTCCGGGCGCGGCGCCGGACCTGGCGGAGCTCGCCTCGCGCGCGGTCGGGCAGGCGGCCCTGTCGGTGGCGCTGGCGGTCCGGCTCGCGTTCCCGGTCATGGCGGCGGCGCTGCTCGGCCACCTCCTGCTGGCGGCGATGGGCCGGATGGCCCCGCAGCTCTCGCTCTCGAACGTGGGGTTCTCGGCCTCCACGCTCGCCGCCGGCCTGGCGCTGTACCTGACCGCGCCCGCCGCCGCCGAGCTGGCGGCGCGCGCCGCGGTGGCGGCGCTGGCCGGGCCGGGAGGGTGACGCGGTGGCCGACGCCGAGGACCAGGAGAACCGCACCGAGCCGGCCAGCGCGCAGCGCCTGGCCCGCGCCCGCGACGAGGGCCAGGTGCCGCTCGGCCACGACGCCGCGCTGGCGGCCGGGCTGGCCGGCGCGGCGCTGGCGCTCGGGGCGCAGGCGCGCGCGCTGGGCGGCGGGCTCTCCGAGCTGATGCGCCAGGCCGCCGCCTCGGTGGACCGCACGCCGTTCTCGAGCCTGCCCGCGCTGGCGCTCCGCCCGGCGAGCGCGGCGCTGGCCGTGTGCGCGGCCGCGGCGCTGGCGGGCGCGGCCGCCACGCTGGCGCAGACGCGCGGCGGGTTCTGGCCGCGGCTGGCGGCCCCGGATCCCTCGCGCCTGCTGCAGCCCGGCCGGCTGCTGCGCCCGCTCTCCCGCGACTTCCTCCTCGACCTGGCCCTGGCGCTCGCGAAGGTCGCGGCGCTCGGCGCGGCCGCCTGGACCGCCGC encodes:
- a CDS encoding flagellar biosynthetic protein FliR, giving the protein MDLPLAAAWGFGLLLLRTAGLCAVAPVLGARVVPARVRLGLALALTWAVHAGAGSPAVPPPPGLAALAGAALAETATGLLAGLAARWTLDAALAAGHLVGLSAGLGYSALVDPITGAESSAVSQTVFVVAQAVAVALGVHREAVAWLVRAALVWPPGAAPDLAELASRAVGQAALSVALAVRLAFPVMAAALLGHLLLAAMGRMAPQLSLSNVGFSASTLAAGLALYLTAPAAAELAARAAVAALAGPGG
- a CDS encoding chemotaxis protein CheA, giving the protein MSGGPGDDAREALAAAVVAADAADPASLCEVSRALAAATAAGALDGALAAEAGALGRALDGSDGDDAGGAAAALARLSALLGGGELERPAAAEALPPAARASRDADTLELIGDFLEEGLDGLARADETLLAVERDGPHPDRTNALFRVFHTIKGVAGFLELGEIVSLAHTAETLLDHVRSGRAALAGEAFDVTFEATAALRSLLERLREAVDARADLLPDARVPGLVARIAAVSAAAEAAPEAAGEGTAPAMPLATDLAATPVATAAPTAAIPPPRPAPAPPRPAPAVEPEAAAEPASAAPAPPPHGGGQLRETVKVDLERVDSMVEMIGELIIVESMVVHAPELAAVASLRLRNSLNQMTKISRDLQNVAMRMRMVPVRGAFQKMARLVRDLSRRTGKDVVLETSGEDTEMDRSMVERIEDPLVHLVRNALDHGIEPEAERLAAGKAARSVLRLAAYHEGGSIVVELADDGRGLQRDRILRKARERGLVGDGQELSDAEVHGLVFLPGFSTAAKVTEISGRGVGMDVVKRNVEGMRGRVTVASRAGGGTTFRLVLPLTLAIIDGMLVSCGGETYILPSLSIVESLRPADDTIRRAAGRGEVIDVRGEILPLLRLHRLLGARERAAGADDLRVVVVEGLGRKVGLVVDDVVTQQQVVIKPLGSGLGDTDFLSGAAILSDGRVGLILNVDRLAGLASRDAAADRGARLAAGA
- a CDS encoding flagellar basal body-associated FliL family protein; amino-acid sequence: MADAIDSPTPPPAPAPGGSKLVPALLALNLLVVAALLAVFLLRGGATGAPVAAAAGAAHGREGAAAPPGPTIKLADFIVHLRDTDADRYARVTFDVEVATEEDRTRLTPLVPRVRDAFIAYLSDRTVEELRGSDAIARTKAALSERLGALAAGVEIRALYITDLVIQ
- a CDS encoding response regulator: MPAILTVDDSRAVRTIVGKQVKELGFDVLEAEDGIQGLEQLAQTQVDLVLLDVTMPNMDGPAMLQSMRDGGNQTPVIMLTSESKRSIVAGAMKLGISDYILKPFKPEELRSKVLSVLQGEGGVGGLGAEPAVEAAPAEAAAAAPAPAGGRFVDVLVVDDMENVQKKLRSMVPQHVSLNGYTSAASALAACRERVYRVVLVDTEIPDVNSAVLAQQIRVLQPHAALVALALRTANDVTKEVKEQGFDDVLFKPFRPETIDDFLLQYFDNQDFLQVEDNVLRLAPFAGRADKVDRFYNRVHAVFADALEKVAAACYDEVVLDVGTPPLEGDRLPKLVNAVAEKARDFGMSLALVGAPDVRKALGGYTETKDLRLFATVQEARAGGAA
- a CDS encoding HDOD domain-containing protein, whose amino-acid sequence is MSVDKLSAELEAILVKRIETDQLFLPTLPAVAARVLDVLRDPDAGMKEAAQILEKDPVLAARALRMATSAAFAGGTRKITLQEALARLGTRALKGLLVEASAQKLFVSRDAQINAALKALWEHSVAVGILARDVLALTGTGDSESAYLAGLLHDVGKPVVASVLLEVERQLTEVYQRGWIDSGEWLAVVGRVHRRVGVALAEKWQLPAPLVACIREATEFEKGDRASLANAVCFANALAKKSGIFAGAIDAEDVDALVMIGRSVIGISDDVLRTLTRGLRERVRGIYD
- a CDS encoding flagellar biosynthetic protein FliO codes for the protein MPTPLLAALLLSAAPLPAALPAAAPDPAAPPGPELAAAAAPGPSDVPAPLRAAEPVAPAAPRAAPAPGAPPARSLDLAGAPALGRSLAAPGLLLAALAAAALLLARRRRATGRHVEVLETTSLGPRRALVLARVGDEVLLLGSSEAGLALLRALPAAATAAAAAPLPPPSAAPPPLPARTDLLARLRGLGCSGEPAPAPGFEALLAESAEDQELRRKLARGQSGSVR
- the fliP gene encoding flagellar type III secretion system pore protein FliP (The bacterial flagellar biogenesis protein FliP forms a type III secretion system (T3SS)-type pore required for flagellar assembly.), giving the protein MSALGLPLAALSVASPAAEGALQISVNGGGSAPVKLFLVLTALSFATALLVSVTSFTRIVIVLSFLRQALGTPQVPPNQVLIGLALVLSCFVMSPTATRVYGDALGPYLDDRIGQAEALERASGPVREFMLRQTRDQDLALFYEISATPRPASGDAIPMSIAVPAFMISELTTAFRMGLFLYVPLLLVDLLVSAILMSMGMMMVPPTLIALPVKIGLFVMADGWRLVVGALARSFA
- a CDS encoding chemotaxis protein CheX yields the protein MASVVSGVTQTMLGLTFVPDAARTPWRDLVWRGAVLAIDGARPLTVGLSSDREGCTALTAALFQIGADEVSDEMLSDSLCELVNMTAGLLKAHLRLEQALGLPRVVPAGQPPVPPPPDSANSVVLRAEHLGLVLWVFEGLA
- a CDS encoding flagellar motor switch protein FliM, producing the protein MPAVLTSDEIKALMGAIQDGRLATEGAPSSRAQVAPYDLTSQDRIIRGQMPTLDAINEQVASMLGIGLAGRTRQALRITSAPATLLKFADLAPLLAPPASVCILGLGASYGFALAVLEAGLAEALLAAALGDRRVRQPEEGGDTRRELTSVEQLVLRRLLRLLAEAMTQAWAPVLPFEPEVLRLEPDPRMASIASPTDVGIVSGFELKGGIEGRLHLVIPYAAVESAKQKLSSPRRLSQRADERFADALAREVEQVPVEIRGLYGRARIPFARLLELAEGEVLLLDTDEGRPVPVVVQGREKLLGTPTVSGGSLALVVDQPLRPPALTPATLLR
- a CDS encoding flagellar biosynthetic protein FliQ; protein product: MTPGMPGALLREALLLLAAVGGPVLGALLLVGLVVGVLQAATQVNDAAVGFLPRAAAAGVVIWLLGGWMMDRLSGFLAQCIVRMAGR
- the fliN gene encoding flagellar motor switch protein FliN, producing MEAQTPRNGDSTRRLDMLLDVPLEVNVELGRTRMTIQDLLQLAPGSVIELDKVAGEPLDILVNGRLVARGEAVVVNDKFGVRITDIVSPQERIQRLR